From the genome of Sporomusa sphaeroides DSM 2875:
TGAAGAAGGTCTTCGGATTGTAAAGCTCTGTCGTTTGGGACGAACGTGGATTGTGTGAATAATGCAATCTAATGACGGTACCAAAGGAGGAAGCCACGGCTAACTACGTGCCAGCAGCCGCGGTAATACGTAGGTGGCAAGCGTTGTCCGGAATTATTGGGCGTAAAGGGCGTGTAGGTGGATTCTTAAGTCGTGTGTCTAAGTGCGGTGCTCAACACCGTATGGGCGCAGGAAACTGGGAATCTTGAGTGCAGGAGAGGAAAGTGGAATTCCCAGTGTAGCGGTGAAATGCGTAGATATTGGGAGGAACACCAGTGGCGAAGGCGACTTTCTGGACTGTGTCTGACACTGAGGCGCGAAAGCCAGGGGAGCGAACGGGATTAGATACCCCGGTAGTCCTGGCCGTAAACGATGGGTACTAGGTGTAGAGGGTATCGACCCCTTCTGTGCCGGAGTTAACGCAATAAGTACCCCGCCTGGGGAGTACGGCCGCAAGGTTGAAACTCAAAGGAATTGACGGGGGCCCGCACAAGCGGTGGAGTATGTGGTTTAATTCGACGCAACGCGAAGAACCTTACCAGGGCTTGACATTGAGTGAAAGATCTAGAGATAGATGCCTCCCTTCGGGGACACAAAAACAGGTGGTGCATGGCTGTCGTCAGCTCGTGTCGTGAGATGTTGGGTTAAGTCCCGCAACGAGCGCAACCCTTATCCTTTGTTGCCAGCACGTAAAGGTGGGAACTCAAGGGAGACTGCCGCAGACAATGCGGAGGAAGGCGGGGATGACGTCAAGTCATCATGCCCCTTATGTCCTGGGCTACACACGTACTACAATGGGCTTAAACAAAGTGAAGCAAGACCGCGAGGTTGAGCCAAACACACAAACAAGCTCTCAGTTCGGATCGGAGGCTGCAACTCGCCTCCGTGAAGTCGGAATCGCTAGTAATCGCAGGTCAGCATACTGCGGTGAATACGTTCCCGGGCCTTGTACACACCGCCCGTCACACCACGAAAGTTGGCAACACCCGAAGCCGGTGGGGTAACCAGAAATGGAACTAGCCGTCTAAGGTGGGGTCGATGATTGGGGTGAAGTCGTAACAAGGTAGCCGTATCGGAAGGTGCGGCTGGATCACCTCCTTTCTAGGGAGAACTCGGGTATGAAACAAGACCCGGTATTCCAGGTCGGTACATTTGGCAAAGCATTACGATACTAGACGGAGCTTATGTGCTCGCTGTAGTATCACTTACATTGTTTAGTTTTGAGGGAATGCTAATTAGCAAAAGTTGCTTATTGAAATACATGAGCGATGATGATAGCATAAGTATTCCTGAAACAATGTGGGGATATAGCTCAGCTGGGAGAGCGCTTGAATGGCATTCAAGAGGCCAGCGGTTCGATCCCGCTTATCTCCACCACATAATCCAGTGACGATAGCTGTGGGGGTTCCACCTGTTCCCATCCCGAACACAGTAGTTAAGCCCATAAACGCCGAAGGTACTTGGCTGGAAACGGCCTGGGAGATTAGGAAGTTGCTGGTTTTGATGAACACGTTAGTGTTCATCAATTTATAATGTTCCTTGAAAACTGCACAGAAGAAAGCAAAGTAAAGTAATGCCTCATAGTAACATATGAGAAGTTCTTTACGCGCAATTAGGATTTAACTGAAGGCAAAACGTAAGCATTAACGGCTTAAACCAATTAAGTCAAGTTAGTAAGGGCATACGGTGGATGCCTAGGCGCCAAGAGCCGACGAAGGACGCGGTAAGCTGCGAAAAGCTAGGATGAGCTGCAAGCAAGCTTTGACTCCTAGATTTCCGAATGGGGGAACCCGGCGGTGGTAATGCACCGTCACACTACTAAGGTAGTGAGGGCACCCGGGGAACTGAAACATCTAAGTACCCGGAGGAAAAGTAATCAAACGAGATTCCCTAAGTAGCGGCGAGCGAACGGGGAAGAGCCCAAACCAGAGAGCTTAGCTCTCTGGGGTTGAGGACTGACATAAATCAGAAAATATCTAGTCGAACTACCTGGAAAGGTAGGCCGCAGCAGGTAATAGCCCTGTAGGCGAAAGATTGCATCTGAGGGTCAGAATCCAGAGTACCACGGGACACGAGGAACCCTGTGGGAAGCAGGGGGGACCACCCTCCAAGGCAAAATACTCCTTGGCGACCGATAGCGCATAGTACCGTGAGGGAAAGGTGAAAAGCACCCCGGGAGGGGAGTGAAACAGAACCTGAAACCGTATGCCTACAAGCAGTCGAAGGCCCATATGAGGCTGACGGCGTGCCTATTGAAGAATGAACCGGCGAGTTACAGTAACTAGCGAGGTTAAGTGGAACACACGGAGCCGAAGCGAAAGCGAGTCTAAACAGGGCGACAGTTAGTTATTGTAGACCCGAAACCGCAGTGATCTATCCATGTCCAGGTTGAAGCGCAGGTAAAAATGCGTGGAGGACCGAACCCGTGAGCGTTGAAAAGCTTTGGGATGAGATGTGGATAGGGGTGAAATGCCAATCGAACGCGGAGATAGCTGGTTCTCCCCGAAATAGCTTTAGGGCTAGCCTCAGGTAATGAGTATAGACGGTAGAGCTCTGATAGGGCTAGGGGCCTTTTAGGTTACTGAACCTTGTCAAACTGCGAATGAATATACTTTAACCTGGGAGTCAGACTGCGAATGATAAGATCCGTAGTCAAGAGGGAAACAGCCCAGACCATCAGCTAAGGTCCCCAATGCCGTGCTAAGTGGCAAAGGATGTGGAATTTCCGAAACAACCAGGATGTTGGCTTAGAAGCAGCCACCATTTAAAGAGTGCGTAATAGCTCACTGGTCGAGAGATTGTGCGCCGAAGATGTCCGGGGCTAAAGCACGGAACCGAAGCTATGGCATGTCTAATGACATGGGTAGGGGAGCGTTCTTATCGGGTCGAAGCATGACCGTAAGGACATGTGGACTGATAAGAAGTGAGAATGCCGGTATGAGTAGCGAAAAGACAAGTGAGAATCTTGTCCACCGAAAGCCTAAGGATTTCTGAGGAAGGATCGTCCGCTCAGAGTAAGTCGGGACCTAAGCCGAGGCATAAAAGCGTAGGCGATGGACAACTGGTTAAAAATCCAGTACCACCTAGAGTCGTTTGAGTGACGGAGTGACACAGCAGGGTAGATGAGCGCGAGGATGGAAAGTCGCGTCTAAACTTGTAGGGTGCAGAGTAGGCAAATCCGCTCTGCTTAAACCTGAGGAGTGACGGAAAGCTGTTAGAAATAACGGTGAATTCATTGATCCCACACTGTCAAGAAAAGCTTCTAGCGAGATGATAGGTGCCCGTACCGTAAACCGACACAGGTAGGCGGGGAGAGAATCCTAAGGTGCGCGGGAGAACCCTCGTTAAGGAACTCGGCAAAATGTCCCCGTAACTTCGGGAAAAGGGGAGCTTGTAAACCGTGTAGATTTGAAACGATCGAAGCGGAAATGAGTTGCAAAAAAGAGGCCCAAGCGACTGTTTACCACAAACACAGGTGCCTGCTAAAGCGAAAGCTGACGTATAGGTGCTGACACCTGCCCGGTGCCGGAAGGTTAAGAGGAGAGGTCAGGTTGAGTCCGAAGCTTTGAATTGAAGCCCCGGTAAACGGCGGCCGTAACTATAACGGTCCTAAGGTAGCGAAATTCCTTGTCGGGTAAGTTCCGACCCGCACGAAAGGTGTAACGACTTGGGCACTGTCTCAACGAGGGACCCGGTGAAATTGAAATACCTGTGAAGATGCAGGTTACCCGCGACTGGACAGAAAGACCCCATGGAGCTTTACTGCAACCTGACATTGAGTTTTGGTAAATGATGTACAGGATAGGTGGGAGACTAGGAAGTTGGAACGCAAGTTTCAATGGAGTCGATGTTGGGATACCACCCTTTATTTACTGGAGTTCTAACCGTAATCGTAACGAGATTCGGGACAGTATCAGGCGGGCAGTTTGACTGGGGCGGTCGCCTCCGAAAGAGTAACGGAGGCGCCCAAAGGTTCCCTCAGCGCGGATGGAAATCGCGCGAAGAGTGTAAAGGCAGAAGGGAGCTTGACTGCAAGACCAACAAGTCGAGCAGGGACGAAAGTCGGGCTTAGTGATCCGGTGGTACCGAGTGGAAGGGCCATCGCTCAACGGATAAAAGCTACCCTGGGGATAACAGGCTAATCTCTCCCAAGAGTCCATATCGACGGGGAGGTTTGGCACCTCGATGTCGGCTCATCACATCCTGGGGCTGAAGTAGGTCCCAAGGGTTGGGCTGTTCGCCCATTAAAGTGGTACGTGAGCTGGGTTCAGAACGTCGTGAGACAGTTCGGTCCCTATCCATCGCGGGCGTAAGAGACTTGAAGGGAACTGCTCCTAGTACGAGAGGACCGGAGTGGACGAACCAATGGTGTACCAGTTATTCCGCCAGGAGTACAGCTGGGTAGCTACGTTCGGAAAGGATAAACGCTGAAAGCATCTAAGCGTGAAACCAGCCTTAAGATGAGGTCTGTCATTCGAAAGAAGTAAGGCCCCTTGTAGACGACAAGGTAGATAGGCCAGATGTGGAAGTGGAGCAATCCATGTAGCTGACTGGTACTAATAGGCCGAGGACTTGACTTAAACACCTCGTTTGCATGAAGTGCAAACATTAGATAGAACCTAATGCGCAGTCTTTCTTCTGTGAAGTTTTCAGGGAATGAGATAATTAGGAAGTTCTTCGCTACCGCTCAGAACTAAGCGATTCACGCAAGTTCTAGTGTTGCTAACGCTCCTAATAACTTGGTTCTCTGCTTAAGGGAATATACTTTTTAATGAGATGTTTACCTAACTTAAAATTCCTCGATAGCTCAGTTGGTAGAGCAATCGGCTGTTAACCGATCGGTCGTAGGTTCGAGTCCTACTCGAGGAGCCAACTATTGATTTGAACGCATTCATTTTCGTGAATGCGTTTTTAGTTTGTTAAAGTTACTGTAATGCTGTAAAAAAAGCTGCAGAAGAACTTTACGATAAGTTATCCACAGCCTTTTTACAATATGTGCCTGCAGGATTGTGCTTCAGGGATAATCACTTGGCAGTTTCTTTATCCTTTTAGGTAATGGAGGCTGTGGGCGAGATGTGATAGAATGAACACATACTTCCATTTATTTAGGAGATGACTAATCGTGAAAATTACCAGTATGAAGATGAGGCTGCTTGTTATTTTGCTGCCGTTTTTTTTGTTATCTTTCGGAGCCTTGACAGGGGTTAGTTACTATTTTTCCCAAGAGGCTTTGAGTCAAAGTGTTGACAAAGAAGCTATGGCGGTAAGCAATGATTATTCCAGCCGGGTACAAGCTCATGTCAATGACGCTATCTTACACCTTGATTCTTTTTCTGCCATAAAGGCTATACATAATCCTACTGACCAGCAGCAGCTGGTAGCAGCATTAGCGGAATGTGCCAAACACTTGGGCGCTTTGGAGAATGTCACCTATATTTCGCCTAGCGGTGCTGCGGTCCGTCCTAATGGCACTACCTTTGATCTCAGTGAACGCCAGTACTTCAAACAGGTTATTGCTACCAAGAAAACTGTGGTCTCCGATGTACTGCTTTCTAAAACCACTGGCAAAACCAGCGTTAATGTGGCTGTACCGGTATTTTTTAATGAACAGCTGACCGGCGTATTAACAGGTACTATTTCCATGGAAAAACTCGGAGGGCTGATTGCAGATATCCGGTTTCAAGATACCGGGTATGGCGTCATTGCCGATGCTTCCGGCGGTATCCTTGTACATCCCCGGTTACCGGAAGTTGTAGGTAAAATGAATTTTGCCGAGAAAAAAGTTAATCCTGAACTTAAGTTAAAAGAAACCGAACTAGACGACCGCTTCCTTGACCTGTTCACAGCAGCCGCTAAACAGGGACAGCAGGTTAAAGGTATCTACCGGTTTGCGGACGGTGTTACCAGAATCGGCGTATTTACACCCATCGACCTGCCGGGAGAAAAACGCTGGGTCATGGTTGTAACTGCACCGGAAGCCGAAGCAAATCAGGCAGTATCATCACTGACACAGGCCATGCTGCTGGGGGCACTGGTCTGCCTTGGGCTGGCTATTGCCTTTATCAGTATTATGAGTAACCGCCTGGCTGCGCCATTGACACTGATTCGTGATGAATGCCTGCGATTGGCAGATGGTGACCTTAGGGAACGGCAGGCAGCGGTTACTTCCCATGATGAAATCGGCCAGCTGGCACAAGGTTTTCAAGCTATGCGTACTAACTTACACACGTTGGTAACCAAGGTGTTATCCCAATCGGTACAATTGGCTGCTGCCAGTGAGGAACTGACTGCCAGTGCGCAGCAGTCGGCAGAGGCTGCTAACCAAGTGGCCGGATCGATTACCCAAATTGCCGAAGATACTGCAAGCCAGTCATCCTTTGCCGGTAATATTACTACCGTAGCGCAGGAAACAGCCGCCAGGACGGAACAGATTTCGCTTGCCGCCCAGGATGTGAATACTATTGCACTTACAACATCACAGGCGGCAGAACAGGGGCGGGAGGCAGTTGCGCGGACGGTAGCACAAATGAATGAAATTGGCAGAGAATCGGCGGCGCTGGAAACGGCGATAACAGAACTGAGTAAAGGCTCCAGTGAAATTGGTGAAATTGTAACCTTGATTTCCGCCATTGCCAAACAAACCAACCTCCTGGCGTTAAATGCCGCTATTGAGGCAGCCAGAGCCGGAGAGCAGGGACGCGGTTTTGCAGTAGTTGCCGAAGAAGTCAGGAAACTGGCAGAAGAGTCGAACCAGGCCGCACAGAAGATTGGTACACTTATTCAACAAAACCAGCTTAATATGGATCAGGCTGTTGTGGCCGCGCAAGCTGGGGCAGAAGGTATCCGCACAGGCATTTCACTGGTGCAGGCCACCGGTGAAACCTTTACTACGATTACCGGCGATATCTTCCGGTTATCTGATCAAATCAAAGGTATTTCCCAGTCCATCAGCCAGATGGCTAGCAGCAATCAGGAGCTGGTGACTGACATTGAAAAAATTGATGCTTTGAGTAAACATGCGGCAGCAGAATCACAAACAGTATCGGCAGCCACTGAGGAGCAATCAGCCTCAATGCAGGAAGTAGCATCCTCTAGTCAAAGTCTGGCCGTTCTCGCCAATGACTTGCAGGCGGCGGCAGCGAAATTTACTGTATAATGCCACCAATTAGAATATCCTCCGAAGACAAATCGGGGGATATTTACTATCCTTCCAGGTAATGGAAGTTGACTT
Proteins encoded in this window:
- a CDS encoding methyl-accepting chemotaxis protein → MKITSMKMRLLVILLPFFLLSFGALTGVSYYFSQEALSQSVDKEAMAVSNDYSSRVQAHVNDAILHLDSFSAIKAIHNPTDQQQLVAALAECAKHLGALENVTYISPSGAAVRPNGTTFDLSERQYFKQVIATKKTVVSDVLLSKTTGKTSVNVAVPVFFNEQLTGVLTGTISMEKLGGLIADIRFQDTGYGVIADASGGILVHPRLPEVVGKMNFAEKKVNPELKLKETELDDRFLDLFTAAAKQGQQVKGIYRFADGVTRIGVFTPIDLPGEKRWVMVVTAPEAEANQAVSSLTQAMLLGALVCLGLAIAFISIMSNRLAAPLTLIRDECLRLADGDLRERQAAVTSHDEIGQLAQGFQAMRTNLHTLVTKVLSQSVQLAAASEELTASAQQSAEAANQVAGSITQIAEDTASQSSFAGNITTVAQETAARTEQISLAAQDVNTIALTTSQAAEQGREAVARTVAQMNEIGRESAALETAITELSKGSSEIGEIVTLISAIAKQTNLLALNAAIEAARAGEQGRGFAVVAEEVRKLAEESNQAAQKIGTLIQQNQLNMDQAVVAAQAGAEGIRTGISLVQATGETFTTITGDIFRLSDQIKGISQSISQMASSNQELVTDIEKIDALSKHAAAESQTVSAATEEQSASMQEVASSSQSLAVLANDLQAAAAKFTV